One stretch of Heterodontus francisci isolate sHetFra1 chromosome 22, sHetFra1.hap1, whole genome shotgun sequence DNA includes these proteins:
- the LOC137381648 gene encoding uncharacterized protein isoform X2: METKKQQELRAVEFKDGILWLEDLVEDCLDFSNKDTVLVRDNLHQLLMISTKENIATAEFQDLNQRQVTEGIIFDIIFYESTECIKDCKFKDSVFPVSFAVKCNSKRYQMSCSKSNNIEFLEQNTPEDEIVDGSKRNIIFHMENYMGQFSRFESEVARDHWLCTEFVNGLYKLALKKVQVDNDEGTLLEVSSCSPN, encoded by the exons ATGG AAACAAAAAAGCAGCAGGAACTGAGAGCGGTTGAGTTCAAGGATGGTATCTTGTGGCTGGAAG ATCTTGTGGAAGATTGTCTCGATTTTTCAAACAAAGACACTGTGCTTGTGCGGGATAACCTACATCAACTATTGATGATCTCGACAAAAGAAAACATTGCAACGGCAGAATTTCAAGATCTGAATCAAAGACAAGTGACTGAAG GCATCATCTTTGACATAATTTTCTACGAGTCAACAGAGTGCATTAAAGATTGCAAATTCAAGGATTCTGTATTTCCAGTTTCTTTTGCCGTGAAATGCAACTCGAAGAGATATCAAATGTCATGCAGCAAGTCCAACAATATCGAGTTTCTG GAGCAGAATACCCCAGAAGACGAAATAGTGGATGGCAGCAAACGCAACATCATATTCCACATGGAAAATTACATGGGACAATTCTCAAGGTTTGAATCCGAGGTAGCACGTGACCATTGGCTGTGTACAGAGTTTGTAAATGGGCTTTATAAATTAGCATTAAAGAAGGTACAGGTCGATAACGATGAAGGAACATTGCTGGAAGTATCATCGTGCTCACCAAACTAG
- the LOC137381648 gene encoding uncharacterized protein isoform X1, producing METKKQQELRAVEFKDGILWLEDLVEDCLDFSNKDTVLVRDNLHQLLMISTKENIATAEFQDLNQRQVTEAKRPDNLVKGIIFDIIFYESTECIKDCKFKDSVFPVSFAVKCNSKRYQMSCSKSNNIEFLEQNTPEDEIVDGSKRNIIFHMENYMGQFSRFESEVARDHWLCTEFVNGLYKLALKKVQVDNDEGTLLEVSSCSPN from the exons ATGG AAACAAAAAAGCAGCAGGAACTGAGAGCGGTTGAGTTCAAGGATGGTATCTTGTGGCTGGAAG ATCTTGTGGAAGATTGTCTCGATTTTTCAAACAAAGACACTGTGCTTGTGCGGGATAACCTACATCAACTATTGATGATCTCGACAAAAGAAAACATTGCAACGGCAGAATTTCAAGATCTGAATCAAAGACAAGTGACTGAAG CAAAGAGGCCTGACAACTTAGTAAAAG GCATCATCTTTGACATAATTTTCTACGAGTCAACAGAGTGCATTAAAGATTGCAAATTCAAGGATTCTGTATTTCCAGTTTCTTTTGCCGTGAAATGCAACTCGAAGAGATATCAAATGTCATGCAGCAAGTCCAACAATATCGAGTTTCTG GAGCAGAATACCCCAGAAGACGAAATAGTGGATGGCAGCAAACGCAACATCATATTCCACATGGAAAATTACATGGGACAATTCTCAAGGTTTGAATCCGAGGTAGCACGTGACCATTGGCTGTGTACAGAGTTTGTAAATGGGCTTTATAAATTAGCATTAAAGAAGGTACAGGTCGATAACGATGAAGGAACATTGCTGGAAGTATCATCGTGCTCACCAAACTAG